TATACCGCCTCTAAATATTTCTGCAAAATATGCTGCATAATTTAATGAAAATGCTATTATTGCAGCTGTATATCTATCAAATACTATTCCTAATAGTGGAAGTCCAAAGAATATAAATATAAGCTGTAAAAGTAATGGTGTTCCTCTTATAATAAGTATATACGTCTTTGATAATTTGCTTATTAACTTGTTTTTAGATGATCTTAAGAATGTTATAAAAATTCCAAGTGGAATTGATATTATTAATGTCATTAAAAATACTGATATTGTAATACTTAGTCCCTGTAACATAAGCTTTCTCCTTTATTAAATTTAATTATTTTTTCCAAACCATTTATTGTATATTTCATTAAACACTCCATCTTTTTTTATTTGTTTTAAAGTTTTATTCACTTTATCACAGAGTTTAATATTATCCTTATTAAATGCAACAACATAATCTTCCTCTCCAAAGTTTTCTTCTAAAATATTGTATTTTTCTACCCCCGTTTTATTTATATAGTATTTTGCTAATGTTTCATCAGCTACTAATGCATCAATTCTTTTTGCATTTAAATCTCTAAATACTTTATCAAAAGTATCATAAAGTATTGGTTCACTATTAGATAAACTATTCAATAGTTTTTTATCCTTTTCTATAGCTTCAAGTCCAGCGGATCCTTGTTGTGTTCCTAATATCTTTCCTTTTAAATCACTTTTGTTTTTTATTTTAGAATCTTTCAACACAACTATTAATTGTTTATTTTTCATATAAGGCTCTGTGTATGTTACTAATTTTTTTCTTTCTTCTGTGAGGCTATATCCATTCCATATTACATCTATGTTTTTTGATCTTAATTCAGTTTCTTTCATAGACCAATCTATTGGTTGAAATCTAATGTTCATATCTAATCTTTTAAATGTTTCTTTTGCTAGATCAATATCAAATCCTACTGTATCTCCATTTTCATTCATATATCCCATTGGAAAATATGTATTATCAAAACCTATCACTATTTCATTTTTAACTTCATCTTTTTTTGAACATCCTACTATCAATAATAAAGACAGTAAAATTAAAATCATTACATTTAAAATTTTCAGTGTTTTTCTCATAACTCTCCTCCAGAAATTTGTAATAAATATAAAAAAACCATATAGGCTTTATACCTATATGGTTTATAATTATTATTTATATACCACCATAGATACAAGCCTTTTTAATAGCACTAAAAGGGCTTGTATCTATGAATTAATTTTCATATTACAATCCCTTGGTTCTATGATGGTGATGATGATTTAATTTTATATTTACATTTGTGTTTACCTTTTTTATTGTTAATTTAATCATAACACCATTCCTCCTCATTTTTTTAATATTTTTACTATTTCGTATTTTTATTTTATTTAGATTTAATCTTAATATAGTTTTTTTATTAAGTCAACTATTATTTTTTATTTTTAACTTAATAAAAAAATAAATTTCTAAATCTCTTAGTTTTTATTAATTATTAATTTTTATATTTGTTTTACATACAATTTGTTTTTTTACAAATTATACTTGTTTTTGTATCCATACATTTTATTTTAAATAATCTATATTTTTAATTGTATTGCTATTTTTTGTAAATTGTACTACTATTTGTTTGTAAAGTAAATCAAACAAATATAAAGGGGGAGAATACATGAATAGTAGATATGTATTAAATAAAAATTTAGCTCAAATGCTAAAAGGTGGAGTAATAATGGATGTTACAAACAAAGAAGAAGCAGTAATAGCACAAAATGCTGGTGCTTGTGCTGTAATGGCACTTGAAAGGGTTCCATCTGATATAAGACGTGATGGTGGCGTTGCTAGAATGTCTGATCCTAAAATGATTAAAGAGATTCAAGATGCAGTTAGTATTCCAGTTATGGCAAAGGTTAGAATAGGACATTTTGTAGAAGCTCAAATACTAGAAGCTTTAGAAATAGATTTCATAGATGAAAGCGAAGTTTTAACACCTGCTGACAACGTGTATCATATAGATAAATCAAAATTTGAAGTTCCTTTTGTATGTGGTGCCAGAAATTTAGGTGAAGCCTTAAGAAGAATTGGTGAAGGAGCTGCAATGATTAGAACTAAAGGTGAAGCTGGGACAGGTGATGTTGTTGAAGCTGTAACACATATGAGAACTATGACTTCTGATATAAGAAAAGTTGTATCAATGGGTGAGGAAGAACTTATGAATGCAGCTAAAGAAATGGGAGCACCTTTTGATTTAGTAAAATACGTTCATGACAATAACTCTTTACCAGTAGTAAACTTTGCAGCAGGTGGAATTGCAACACCAGCAGATGCTGCACTTATGATGCAATTAGGATGTGATGGTGTATTTGTTGGTTCTGGAATATTTAAATCAGATAATCCTCAAAAAAGAGCAGAAGCTATAGTTAAGGCTGTAACTAATTTTAATAATCCTAAAAAATTAGCTGAGATTTCAGAAGACTTAGGTGGCGCTATGAGTGGAATGTCTGTATCAAGTCTTAGCGATAATGAAAAATTAGCAGTTAGAGGTTGGTAATATGAAAATAGGTGTATTAGCAGTGCAAGGTGCTTATGAGGAACATATTAATATCTTAAAAAATCTAGGTGTTGATGCATTTGATGTTAGATATAAAAAAGACTTTGATAATTTGGATGGACTTATTATACCTGGTGGTGAAAGCACTAGTATTGGAAAACTTATAAAAACTTTAGATATCTATCCTATTTTAAAAAATAAAATACATGATAAACTTCCTGTATGGGGTACTTGCGCTGGCATGATTTTACTTGCTAAAGATATTGAAAAACAAGATGATAAATATATATGTGAAATGGATATAAAAGTCATTAGAAATGGATATGGTAGGCAATTAGGAAGTTTTAATACTTATTCTAGTATGAAATATATTGGTGATAATATAAATATGGTATTTATTAGAGCTCCTTTTATCCAAAGTGTAGGAAAAAATGTTGAAATTTTATCAGTTGTAGATAATAAAATAGTTGCAGCAAAAGAAGAAAACATGCTCGTTACATCATTTCATCCTGAGTTAACAAATGATTATAGAATTCATAAATATTTTATAGATATGGTCAATTCTAATATTTAAAACCTACCTTTCTTAGATAAAAATAAAAGACAAGCCCCTCAACTTGTCTTTTATTTCTATTAATTTAACCAAACGTTATCCTTTTGGTATTTTTTCGAACTAATTTAGTTCCCCTACTTTAATTATTTACTTATTATTTTTACATCCCTTAATGTATTTTATCAACACCTATATAATACAACAAGCATAGTGTCGAATTTTGTAATTCTTTGTGTTTTCCATAAATTTCTTTACTTTATTAACTAAAATATGAAATATTCTATTTTAATTTTTTTATAAAATAGTTGTATATATCCTATAATATTGGATATAATTTATATATCATAAGTTAGATACTTACATATAAAATCCACTATATGCTAAAACATTAATCTAATTAAATTTTTATAATATGCTTATATTTGAGACAGGTATCGGAAACCTGTCTTTTTTCTTTATATGATTTAATATAAGCATTATAAAAAGCTAAAATATTTTTTCTAAATTTATGGTCATATCTAATTTTAATTTTGTTGAGTCTATTGATATATTATTTAGAGTAACTGATTTAAAATTACTTTTATCTATAACTACATTTCCATCATTAAATTCTACATCCATATCACTATCTTCTGAAAACCAATCCTTTGCGAAATTATTAATCCCGATATTTACTATCCACTTAGCTATTTTTAAGTCTAAAAATTTAACTTCATCAATATTTAAAAGTAAGTCTTTATTTTTATTTAGTAAAGGTTTAATCTTAACCTCAATTGGTGTAACTATTTTTTTAGTTATATTATAATCTACTATCGCTTTTATGTATCCATCTCCTATATCTATATTAACTTTGCTTATTTTTTCATTTTTACTTTCATTTAAAAAGTGATCTACTCCATTTTTTATAGATTCCTTAGGTGCTAAAAATGCCCCTTCAAATCCAACTGGATTATCTATTAGTTCTACATTTTCAACTTTTAATCCATGTACCTTCTTTAGAAACTCTAAAGTGCTATTAATATCTTTATTTTCTATAGCGTCTTCTACTTTATGTGTATCTTCTTTTAATTTTTTGCTTCCTGTAGGCTTCATAAAAATGTACCCACCGATTAAAACTGATGTCGTTACTAAAATTCCTATTACCAACGTCTTTTTGTTCATAAATACTACCTCTAATTTTTTATATTTTTAATAAACTACTAGACTTATTATAAATAATTTTTTCTGTAATTTCCACAAAATAATAATACCTTGCTTTTATTGAATTTTTTAATTATAATTACATTCATCATAAATACTAAATAAGGAGATATATAGATGAAAGTTTATTTGCCAAAAATAATATATGATTCACCGACTAAACTACCACCATTAGAAAAAAATATTTTTTATTATATTGTATATAGAGTATTTAAATCCAATATTGAAAACAATAAAAATCTTAATTTAGAAATTAATATAGATGAAATTATAAGCATTATAGATAACTCTACACTACAATTATTAGATATAAAAGCTCAAACTATTAATGCACTCAACAACCTTAATAGAATAAATATAAGTTTAGTAGACAATGGATTTCATATAAAACTTTCTCCATTTGAAAGTGTTTATTTAAGTTATCCTACTGTTTATGTAACTATTAACCCTATAATTGTTGAATACTTAGACCAAATATCAATTGGAAATTATGTAGTCTTTAATTTACTTACAAATTCTGTAGTAAACAGTTATAAAATTATTTAATAAGAAACACTAGATACTTTTTAGCATCTAGTGTTTTTTATTAACATTGCTCCATTACTTCATTTGGATTAATAGGTAATATTATTATAAAATTACTTCCTTCTCCTGGAGTACTTTCTACATATATGGTTCCTTTATGAAGTTTTATTATATGACTTGTAATTGTTAGCCCTAATCCACTTCCACATTTAGCTTCATCTTGTTCATTTAATACCTGGTTAAATCTATCAAATATTATCTTATGATACTTCTCTTCTATACCTACACCTGTATCTTGTACACTGATCATAACTTTATCATCTAAATCTTTTACCGTCACAGTTATACTACCACCCTCTGGAGTAAATTTAGCTGCATTTCCTATTAAATTAATTACACATCTTTCTATTTCATATGGATCACAAGTTATTATTTTTTCTTCCATTTCAGGATCTATTATAATATCAATTCCTTTTGCCTTTATATAGTCTGCTAGTGTAAGGGCCGTTTCTTCCACTAAGTAGACTATGTCAACTTCTTTTAAGTCTATCACATACATATCCTTTTGTAACTTAGCTCCATCTAATATATTATTAATTAAATTTAATAGTCTGTGACAGTTTTTTTGTGACACATCAATATAATGACCTAGTTTTTCTTCTGTTATATACGATCCCTTTTTCATTAACCCCATTATTAATTGATTTGTACTGCTTATTACATTTAAAGGTGTTCTTAGCTCATGGGATAAATTTACAAAATAGCTATTCTTATTTTTTTCTAGCTTTATATTTTCATTAAGTAACAATGTGTTTCTTTCCATTTCTTCACTTAATAGCTTTGTTCTTTCCTTTACTATCTTGTCTAATGTCTTCATCCTATATTTATGTCTCATTATAATTATAGCTATTAATATAACGTATATAATACATGCTGATGGACTCATCCAGAATGGGCATTTTATCGTAAAGTTTACGAAACTTTGGTCTCCTATATTTCCATTGGTATCAATAGCTCGCACTTCAAATGTATAGCTACCTGGAGCCAATCCCTTATATGTAACATAATTATCTTTAGTAACAGAAGATTTCCCTCTATTTCCTAGTAAATAGTATTCATACATAACTTTATTTTTACTTGAATATATAGGCGTAAAAAACTTTATTGTTATTGTATCTGTGTTTTCACTAAGATTTAAACCATTTATATCTGAATATTCTTTATCATTTACATTAAATCCATCAAATAATACATTTGATTTACTTACTGCTTTATTTACATCCTCTGGATAAAATGCATTTAATCCATTTGGACCACCAAAGAACAACTCTCCATTTTTATTCTTATATGAAGCATTATTATTAAACTCTTTGCCTTGTATACCATCTGTAACACTTAAATTTTTCACTTTATTATTTTTAGTATCAATTTTAACAATTCCAAAATTAGTACTTGCCCAAATGTTATTATCATTATCTACTAACACTTCATGAATAGTATTATTTGAAAGACCATTTTGTGTTTTATATTTTATAAATTTTTTAGTTTTTTTATCAAATTTATTTAGACCGTTATCAGTTCCTATCCATATATTTTTTTCTTTATCTTCAATTATGCTCATTACATAATTGCTACTTATACTATCTTTATTTGACTGCTCATGCTTATAGTATTTGATTGATTTTTGATCCGGATTTAGTACACATAATCCTCCATCCTTTAATAATCCTAAGAAATAATTACCTTCACTATCTTGATATATCTCTTTTACATATAAATTCCTTTTTATATATTCATTCATATTGACTACTTTGCTATTTTTTGTATTGAATATGCATAAACCATTTGTAGTTCCTATCCATAAATACCCTTTATTATCTAAAAATATATCTTGAACTGATCCTTTAATAAGACCATCCTTTGTATTATAACTTCTTATAGTTCTATTTTTTCTATCTATTTTTAAAATGCCATTGTCAGTAGCAACAAATATTAAACTTCCACTTCCTGTAATATCATTTATATAATCACAGTCCATTTCTTTATTATTTTTGCTATTTAAATATATACAAACATTATCTTTTCTATCTATTATATTTATTCCTTTTGATTTTGTTCCAACCCAGAGATATCCATCGTCATCTTCATATATTCCATGAATCATATTTTCACTTAATAGTTGGTCTTTCTCTATACCAGCTTTATAATGCTTTATCTTGTTATTTTTATC
Above is a genomic segment from Romboutsia lituseburensis containing:
- a CDS encoding amino acid ABC transporter substrate-binding protein, whose amino-acid sequence is MRKTLKILNVMILILLSLLLIVGCSKKDEVKNEIVIGFDNTYFPMGYMNENGDTVGFDIDLAKETFKRLDMNIRFQPIDWSMKETELRSKNIDVIWNGYSLTEERKKLVTYTEPYMKNKQLIVVLKDSKIKNKSDLKGKILGTQQGSAGLEAIEKDKKLLNSLSNSEPILYDTFDKVFRDLNAKRIDALVADETLAKYYINKTGVEKYNILEENFGEEDYVVAFNKDNIKLCDKVNKTLKQIKKDGVFNEIYNKWFGKNN
- the pdxS gene encoding pyridoxal 5'-phosphate synthase lyase subunit PdxS, coding for MNSRYVLNKNLAQMLKGGVIMDVTNKEEAVIAQNAGACAVMALERVPSDIRRDGGVARMSDPKMIKEIQDAVSIPVMAKVRIGHFVEAQILEALEIDFIDESEVLTPADNVYHIDKSKFEVPFVCGARNLGEALRRIGEGAAMIRTKGEAGTGDVVEAVTHMRTMTSDIRKVVSMGEEELMNAAKEMGAPFDLVKYVHDNNSLPVVNFAAGGIATPADAALMMQLGCDGVFVGSGIFKSDNPQKRAEAIVKAVTNFNNPKKLAEISEDLGGAMSGMSVSSLSDNEKLAVRGW
- the pdxT gene encoding pyridoxal 5'-phosphate synthase glutaminase subunit PdxT, which codes for MKIGVLAVQGAYEEHINILKNLGVDAFDVRYKKDFDNLDGLIIPGGESTSIGKLIKTLDIYPILKNKIHDKLPVWGTCAGMILLAKDIEKQDDKYICEMDIKVIRNGYGRQLGSFNTYSSMKYIGDNINMVFIRAPFIQSVGKNVEILSVVDNKIVAAKEENMLVTSFHPELTNDYRIHKYFIDMVNSNI
- a CDS encoding ligand-binding sensor domain-containing protein, which gives rise to MKGKGMRKNRVLKKQITIICFLIICIVKFSGFKSYADLDNINFNNIYIEPGISQSTIECIFQDSKGYIWIGTNDGLNRYNGYEFKVYKNEENKNSISGNVITDVAEDNKGNIWVGTVGGINKIDIKTGEISNYTEDKGNISDGNIKKIICTKDNKILVTTHKGLSIYNEYNNTFDIVLKQSDGLSSNEICSIDEDNYGHLWIGMNSGVDEVSKDFKVITNYLVTEFKHYLGDDEVSSLYCDNKHDIVWIGTYNSGLYKINTKNNEIREYKHNSNDRDSVPSNQIEAIMRDSNDNVWIGTKSGLAKYNESNNKFKTYINKVYDKNSLIYDHVKSLMEDKEGLIWVGTYSGLGIFDKNNKIKHYKAGIEKDQLLSENMIHGIYEDDDGYLWVGTKSKGINIIDRKDNVCIYLNSKNNKEMDCDYINDITGSGSLIFVATDNGILKIDRKNRTIRSYNTKDGLIKGSVQDIFLDNKGYLWIGTTNGLCIFNTKNSKVVNMNEYIKRNLYVKEIYQDSEGNYFLGLLKDGGLCVLNPDQKSIKYYKHEQSNKDSISSNYVMSIIEDKEKNIWIGTDNGLNKFDKKTKKFIKYKTQNGLSNNTIHEVLVDNDNNIWASTNFGIVKIDTKNNKVKNLSVTDGIQGKEFNNNASYKNKNGELFFGGPNGLNAFYPEDVNKAVSKSNVLFDGFNVNDKEYSDINGLNLSENTDTITIKFFTPIYSSKNKVMYEYYLLGNRGKSSVTKDNYVTYKGLAPGSYTFEVRAIDTNGNIGDQSFVNFTIKCPFWMSPSACIIYVILIAIIIMRHKYRMKTLDKIVKERTKLLSEEMERNTLLLNENIKLEKNKNSYFVNLSHELRTPLNVISSTNQLIMGLMKKGSYITEEKLGHYIDVSQKNCHRLLNLINNILDGAKLQKDMYVIDLKEVDIVYLVEETALTLADYIKAKGIDIIIDPEMEEKIITCDPYEIERCVINLIGNAAKFTPEGGSITVTVKDLDDKVMISVQDTGVGIEEKYHKIIFDRFNQVLNEQDEAKCGSGLGLTITSHIIKLHKGTIYVESTPGEGSNFIIILPINPNEVMEQC